TGCCGAGCTGTTAGCGGAAGCCCTTGGCTGAGCGTGGTTGACCAACGTTCAAAGTACGGCTGGACCGCATTCAGGTTGTTGATCATGCCGGCGTCGTAGGACAGGATGCAGATGTTGGACATGGCCACCACTAGGATGAGCGCATGAGAAACGACTGGCCCCAGAGACAACAAAGCCATGGTGAGAATAGTATTGAAGCAAGATGGTTTTAGGTTCTGATTGATGCCGATGTGATCCGACAACGTGTTGGTAGCCTCAATGCCATAACTTGGAAGGGCCGACGTGTATTTGTAGACATACCGCGTAGCCCGTGTCTCCAAGCTCGAGGCGGCGTCGATAACACACAGCACAGGGATGGATGTGTCTCGAGCCCCCTCCCCCGAGGCTGTCCAAGTATGGAAAGAATTGAAACCCGGGAGTCGATCTGAATCCCCGTTTCAATTGTGGGCCAGAGCAGACGCAAGCCAGGACCCGGCTTGGTCTTGGTTCATGCAGAGAAACCTGGGGTCGAGCTAGCCCGATGAAGCTGTCATGGCTTGAATGCCGGCTCACATGGTATCTAGCTTGTACCTGGGCACATTGGAATATCATCCAACTGTTGGTTATTCGTGTTACTTTATTGCGTATTTTATCTACTTTTGGTGATTTTTCGCTGCAAAATGCTGCTACTGATCATTACTTCATTCATGTTCTCCAGGCTCATCAAAAACAGCCTCCTCTTACTCTATCTCTCCTAACCTCTACCTGTGAGATAACGTATCTTTACCCTGGTCTACTACAGAGTGACCCCTCCTCTGCCAAACTCTGTCTGCGTCGGCCCCCCTTCAGCCAGAGATAAAACCCAGGCCCAGCCTCTGCCGAAGAGAAAATGACCAGTCCATCCCAGCCCGCCGGTGTATTTTCCCGAGTATCCCGAGACCAGCAAAACTTCGGCCGAGCATCACCGTCTACGCGTGGCGCTCAATAACCCCGCTTCCCGCTCTCGAACAGCTGCCAATTATCGATAGCTGGCATTTCCTTGCTAACAACAGAGACAGGGGAGGGGGCACTGATAGGTTGTGGTGTGCTGTGCCGGTAAACAACTACGAGATACGGGCATGTTGATGTCGGAAAATTCACTGCTAACCCGATCGCAAATTGGTATCATTTGCCGGACTTTTGAGCCAAGTCAAGGAAGAAGGCAATGGTCAGGTCAGATGGACGGAGGATATTGGCAGTCGACCAGTCGCATGTCGGGCAATTCTAAGCTACTCTCGTGCCCATTACCCTCATGGAGCCGAGTTGGCCATCAGTCGTCGAAGCGAGCACCTAGGATAATCTTGCTTGAGTCGACAAGTCGTTTTGACATCACACCATGTTGCATAGTTACGTGTACCACTAAATCACGCTCGTATTTCGAACTACCGTGTCTTGGCTATCTGGACGGGTACCCCCAGAATGCAATACCTACCTTTGCCACCGAGTGCTTTCAAGACTCAGACCATCATATCAGCCGACATTAACGACAAAGCTAGCAAGGGGCCGTGAAGTAAGAATTTGAGTAGCCAGGGTGGACCTGGGCACAGGGCACACCCAAGTGTTACAATGATACACTGCAAGACTTGACGCAAATATTTCTATTGTGCAAATATCTACCTGTTGCAAACATGTAAGGAATAAACTTGGCAAGGACAAACAAGCATCCGTGGGACCATGTAGCAAAGCACCCTTTACCAATATCCACCCTCAGGCGGAGGAACAGCAACATCGTCAAGATGACCCACGACTCCCTTCTTAATATCCTCAGCCACCTTGGGGAACTGCTCCGTGGCAAACTGCAGCGGGTCCCACGGCTTCAGCTTCGGAaatctcttcttcgcccaCTCCTCAGGCGCCGCCTCGATGTCGTCCCAGGGAATCTTGTAGAACGCATCCCGATTCGTCTGCCCGCTCTTGTGCACAGCGTTGGACCGGTGGTAGCGGATCCGCTGCGCGGCCTCCAGAGCGAGCTTGACGTCTCCCTCGGACATGGTCAGGCACTGGGCCACTGTGACGGCGTCCTCCAGCGCCTGGGACGCGCCCTGGCCGGCGGTTGGCAGGTTTGCGTGGGCTGCGTCGCCGATTAGGATGGTGCGGCCGCCCTTGCTCACCCAGTTGTCTATCGTGGGGCGGTAGACGAGCTTGAAGTCGATGGTCTTGCCCACAGGGGTTACTTCGTACAGTGCCTGGGCGTCCTCGGCGGTGAAGTACTTCATCCACTTGGCTAGGTGCTCTCGCTCCGCGATATTTGACCAAGACTCGCTGGATTCTTTGTCGTCCTATGATATCGAGTATTAGGCGCCCGTTTTTTGTGTCAAGGCTTGCTAGCTTACCGGATGAATCAAAACCCAAGCAATGTCCTTGCCCTGGTTCCAGACAAAAGCCATGAGGCTCAAGTTGTCGTACATCCAAAACCTGACAGTGTCCCTGTCGGTATGATACAGATCCTTCAGCCCGGGATGCTTCAACATTTCTTCGTcggtcttgaagaagctTCTGAACACTGCCCAGCCGCTGTTCTTCCCGTCCTTGCTATCATtatcaaggccgaggaccTTCTCGCGGGCGATGGACCGCGGTCCATCTGCGGCAATGACACAGTCACCCCAGAGAGTTTCGCcggaggagagcaagacgCCCGctctgccatcttcttcgagGTACTCGGTAACAGCTATTCCGATCCTGATGTCTTTGACCAGTTTCTTTGCTTGGGCGAGGAAAATGGAGTGGACTTGACCTCGGTGGCCGGCGTACGTAATGTTGTGTTCTTTGCCGTCTCTCGCCCAGGGCACGTTGGTGAGGAACTTTCCATCGTACTTGCAGAGCTCCATCGTCCGGATGCGGCTGCACCCGGTGTCGTGAATTTGCTGGCCGACCTTGCCATTGTCCCATCGATGGATGATACGGCCAGCGTTGGGGAAGAAGTCAAGAATGTCTGTAAAGACGCATGCATGAGTTAGCTTGTTCCGGAAGACAGAAGCGATGGGCACTTGGGAGATTATGACTTACCACCCTGGTTGTTTGAGTCGGGGTACTTTTCAATGACAGTCACATCCATGCCACGATCAGCACATTCAATAGCTGCCCCCAAGCCGCCGAACCCGGcaccgacgatgatgaccttgagcttcttgaccgTCATCTTTCCCGTAGTTCTAGATGTTTAGGATGATGACAATGCTGCTGTGATTCGAGAGATACTCCAACACATCCCACGTCTCAACATACGGATATAAAAGTATCATCCATCATGTGGATCGACCTATCACTGACCCAAGCCGAGCCTAGATAATCCCGAATGAAGTTATCTCGACCAGCCTCGCCTCGGGGTCCCGTCCGAAAATCCCGACACGCCCGAGGATCCGTGCCACGCAACATTGCATTGGCGAGGCTTGTCGGAACCGAGCTCaagacatccatccatcggcCTATCTTTAGCGTGAAAAGCACAGGAAAATGACTGTTCGTTCCAGGAATCCCTTAGCATTGCCACTCTCAGTTCACAAACCTTGGCTACTCCTCCCTCGCTAACGACTTTCCACCACCAATCACAATACTTGCATTGCCTCCTTGTCACAACCCTGCAACACTCAACCTCAAGTCAACCAAACAATCACCATGACGACAACCACAGAGCCAGAGCGCGTCCCAGAGTTCGAGACCCTGCAGGTCCACGCAGGCCAGACGCCCGACTCGGCGACCCTGGCCCGCGGCGTGCCAATCTACCAGACCTACGTCTTCAACTTCCGCAGCTCGGCCCACGCCGCCCGCCTCTTCaatctcgaggaggagggcgagatTGCCACCCGCACGGGCAACCCGACCACGACGGTCGTCGAGCGCCGCATCGCAGCGCTTGAAGGCGGCGTGGCGGCCGTGGCAGTGGCTTCTGGCCAGGCTGCCGTCTTCATGACCATGGTCGCCCTGGCTGGGCACGGCGAGAACATCGTCGCCAGCAAGCACTATTACCACGGGGCGTACAACCAGTTCTCCTTCCTGCTGCCCGAGTTTGGCGTCGAGTGCCGCGTGGTGGAGGAGTCTGCCGAGGCGGTGCGGAAGGCCATCGATGAGCGCACCAAGGCTGTCTACATCGAGACGGTCGGGCATCCCAACTTCAATGTGCCCGACATTaaagccatcgccgaggttgCGCACGAAGCTGGCGTTCCGCTCGTGGTTGAGAACACGGTGGGCTGCGCGTACTTCTGCCAGCCCATCAAGCACGGCGCCGACATCGTCGTGGAGAGCATGAGCAAGTGGATCGGCGGCCACGGCAGCGCCACAGGTGGCATCATCGTAGACTCGGGCAACTTCAACTGGAAGGACTCGACGCGGTTCCCGCAGTTCAACAAGCCCTGCCCCGGCTTCCACGGCCTCAACTTCAGTGACAAGTTTGGACGGGAAGCCTTCATCATGCGCATCCGAGGCCAGATACTACGCGACGTTGGCTCGTGTCTGTCTCCGTTCAACAGCCAGCAGTTCATCCTCGGGATTGAAACGCTAAGCTTGCGGTGCGAGAGGCACGCTCAGAATACGATTGCCCTTGCCACGTGGCTGCAGAAGCATGAGAACGTCGAGTGGGTTTCGTACCCGGGCCTTCCAAGCCACCCGCATTACGAGCTCGCGCTCAAGTATCTCCCTCGAGGCGCCGGAGCGGTGCTCATGTTTGGCATCAAGGGCGGGGCTGATGCGGGCGAGCAGTTGGTTGACAACTTCAAGATGATCTCGAACAACCCTGGGTAAGACACTCCTGAGCTGAGTCTGACCTTTTAGCTAACAACTTCAGATATGGCGATGCTAAGACAACTGCTATCCATCCCTGGTCTACCACGCACAAGGTAATGTTGCCGCAGGAGAAGATCGACCTCGGTGTTGCACCAGAGATGGTGAGGGTCTCTGTTGGTATTGAGCACATCAAGGATATCATATATGATATTGAGCAGAGCATGTGCGTGAGCCCGGCGGTGCCAGGTGGGAAATAAGCATCTAGAATAAAGGCTTGTCGTCAAACTTGGTCAATATTGCCAATAAGCATGCTCTGGACATCAAACTTGATTGAAAAAGCCCAGCCAATACCTGCAATTCAACCTGCCATAACTGGCCTTTCGAAAGCACGAGTGCCTTCTTTGAACACTGTTGACATTCTAAATGAGCTTGGTATGATAACAAGGCGGTTTTCTTCCACATTCATTTCCAGAGTTCCAAGTCCATTTCACTTCCTGCCCTTCAACCAtgcctcagcctccttcatgTCCTTCTCAATGTCGTTCTCCCAAATCCACCTCATCCTATCCTTCAAGTTCTCTCGAATCTTATCAATATCATCTCCCTCCGTCTCAAAGTGCCAAACATGTCCCGCCTCCCTGCTCGTCTTGACAAGCTTATTCGTGCGCTCGATCCGAGCCCTGCTAAACGCTTCAAAGACAGAAGGCAGATCAGTTGCCTTCTTAGCATGCTGCAGAAGTCGCCCAAGCACGTATGCATCCTCCACGGCCATGCCGGCGCCAGCTCCCTGGAAAGGCGTTGAGCCGTGCGCCGAATCTCCCAGCAGGCACAGATTTCCCTTGTGGAAGGCGTCTGTCGGCGGGGAGTCGAAGAGGGCCCAGATGTCGGACTGGCCCATCAGCTGGACGATGTGGCGCACATCGGAGCCCCAGtccttgaagctgtcgacCATCTGCTCCTTCGTGGCTGGGATGACCATCCTCTCGTGCGGCCAGTCATTGGCTGACTGGAATGCCACCACGTTCATCATCCGGCCTCCAGCCACAGGGAATGTGAGCATGTGGCCGTGGTAGCCGAGGTAGGCCTGGCAGTTCATGGCCTTTTCCTCGCCGAGCAGCTCGACCGCCTTGTCCATGGGGACCAAACCACGATAGCAGTATTTGCCAGTGTATACGGGGTTGGCGGCGGGGTTGCCTTCGCCTAGCATAACACGTCGTGTACAGCTCTTAATGCCGTCGCAGCCAATAACTGCGCTATGGCGTGCCGTTGATCCATCCTCGAATGACAACACCACGCCTTCAGCGCCAAGATCCTGGATGTCGACAAGATTCTTGCCAAAGCGAGCAATGTCCGATGGAAGATGCTTGACCAGCTCGTCAATGAGATACGTGCGATTCACCATCCAGCTCCCAGGCTCAGGGTGGTTGACGGCGCCAAGAAACGCCCCGGCGACGACACCTCTTGCCCTcgcagcctcgtcgacaccGTCCATGCCAACTCGAAAATCAAACCAcgtgcccttcttctccggGAACGTGTTTCCATTCGCACGAGCACCCACGGCAGCCGCAAGAGGCTCTGAGATGTTattcatggccttgatgacaTTGGGTCCAAACGCGACGCCTGCGCCAATCTCGCCAAACTTTGGTGCGTTCTCGTACACCGTTACGGGAATGGAGGTGTACTTTGTGATGGATACGGCGAGGCAGAGGCcgccgatgccgccgccgacgatggcgaggttGAAGTCTGGTGCAGTCATGCTTGGGGGCTTGGGGGGGAATGTTGATAGGCGGGTTGCGAGGTAGGATAGATATGTTGATATACTGGATCCCATGAAGTGAAGATATAGATGTTCTATTTCTTGAAGCTATTTCTGAGACACATAAGAGTGTCACTATTTCTAGTACGCGTTCCCGGGTCATGCCAGTTGACCGAGGTGAGCCAACGGATCCCATCACGGACGGTTATTTCGCCAAGAGGAATTTGAGATTTCGACCCCGTCAGGCGACAGCAAGTCTTGTTTCGGCCCAAGTAAAGTTCCGAGTCCTGGCCCGACGGCATATCAGAGGACCATCGGGGTCTCAGCTGGTCGGCCGAGGACTCCGTGAGGACCGTCACTTATGCACATACACCCGGGTGTGGCTCCGAATGCTTGACTCGATGCGATATGGCTGCAGCCAACGTCTAGATTGCGTGGGAGGGATATCGCCCAGCTGGTGGAGTTGTTCTTTATTCCTCGTCTCGCCCGTTCTCTCACCCAagtccaccatcaccatACACGCTCTTGCTGAATCACCATGTCGGCCAAATTCGAAATTTACTATCCCATTCTAGCATCCAAGCTCGAGCAGAATGCTCTTGCAGTGGCGGGATGGGGAATACTCAGCGCTGTGCTCTTCGGAGCCTTGTTTGTCTGGTCCTTTGCGGTTGACGCCAGGATGCCGAAGCTGCCCATTGCCATGCAGGAAGAGGTGCcaaacaagaagaagcgaatTGACATTTTCATCAAAGATACTCGGAGACTGCTCATTGATAGCTACAACAAGGTATGGTGCTGTTTCTCCGAGCTGTTGGGTGCTGACTTGGCATCCTCCAGTTTCAAGATCAAGTCTTTGGAATCACAACCACAGAAGGTGAGGATACTCAAGACCCTGTTCCAAGTTCCAAAAAGGTTCAAGGTCATTGACTCATTCCTGTCCAGGAACTAATATCATTATCCCTCTCGACCTactccatggccttggcagtcAAAAGTCGTTAAGTTTCTCAGCATTCTTGGAAGAGGAGGTATATATCCCATGCAGTCATCACCTCTGAAGCCTTATTAATAGTTTTCCTCTCTAAATGACAGTTTAGTATGAAAAAGTACACCAAAGTGGGCAATCTAGATGAAAAGCAGATCAACATTGTGAACAGAAAGTTGAATCCAACCCTTCGTAAGTGCAGGCCCATATCCTTCACATTGAGTGTTTGTTCTAATACTTCTAGCACAATATGTCCCTGTCATTCAAGAGTTGATCCGCAGACACTGGCCACTGGAGAGTTTTGACAGTAAGTGTGCCGTCCGAAACATCCATCGCTTTACTAATCTCCCTGTCTTGGCCACTTGAACTACCGCTAATCATCCCACGTGCAGAACCTACCGCCACAAAGCCCTGGCCGCACGTCATGCGCCTCGTCTCCCGCATCTCGGCCCGAGTCTTCCACAGCGCCGCCTCGGCCGACAACGACCACTGGCTAGACATCGCCAGTGAACATGTACACTCCGCCGTCGTATGGACCGAGAACCTGAAGAAGTGGCCCGCCATACTCCGTCCCCTAGTTTACCGATTCGTCAAGGGTAGAGGGTACATGATGCAGCGCTTCGAAGAAGGCAAGGCCCTGGTGGCTCAGACGCTGGAAAACAAGAAGGCAAATGGGGGCAAGCCTCTGAGCGACCCTCAGTCGCTTCTAGATTATCTCTACGAGAGCGAGCTGGGCCCTGATAATGTCGAGGCGCATACCATTGCCCAGATTAACCTGTGCGTGGCTGCCATTCAGTCCATGGCTGCGACGGTGACTCAGTGTCTCATGGATCTTGCTACGCATCCCGAGTATGCGCCAGAGCTCATTGAGGAGATAAAGACAGTGATTGAGAAGAACAATGGTGTGGTGGATAAGCGGGTACTGACTGAGGTGTGGAAGCTGGACagcttcatcaaggagaCTCAACGGTTGAACCCTCCCGACCTGAGTGAGTTACCTACCAAGCACGACCACACAGAAAGAAACGGTAACTAAAATCCTGCAGCTAGCTTTCAGCGAAAGGCTCTCTCAGACATGACCTTGTCCAACGGCCTCCGCATCCCTAAAGGCGCCCGCATTGTCCTTCCAACGGGAGCGATCAACATGGACCGGGAGTTTTTCGAAGACCCCCAGACCTTTGATGGCTTCCGATACTACAGGATCCGAACTGCAAATAAGGAGGCCCAGAACACAAACCAGATGGTCACTGTcggcaagaaggacttgacgTGGGGCTACGGCAAACATGCCTGCCCCGGTCGGTACATCGCCGAGGTGGCCATGAAGCTGCTCGTGATTGAGTTTCTCATGCGCTATGACATTCGGCTGCCGGAGAATGTGAAAGAGAGGCCGAAGAATATCGAGTTTGAGGGCTTGGTATGCTGCTTCCATCCTTGACCATGAGCTGCTTGGTGTACTAACTTGGTCAGATTATCCCAGATCCCGAGTGGGAattgacgatgaagagtcgatgatgtcgtccaGAATCAGAGGACCCTTGTTTAAACTCAGTGGGGTGAGTGAGTATACGAGGGAGATGGGATAGGCGCTAGGTTGGCAACCGTGTTGAACAAGGAGAGAGGGATTGATAGAACCATGTGATTAAATACATGACATGCTCGAATGATCCAAGTTTCCAAAGAAAGTATGTAGTGTATCCTGCAACTATTTCATCGAGACTCCTCCAGACAACAGCATAAACTCGCCGTTGATAAAACGAGACCGCTCTTCCGCAAGAAAGGCGACCGCCCAAGCCACATCCTCCACAGACGCAGCTCCGCCCTCCACCGGTGTCTCGGCAATCAACATTCCTTTGATCTTTTCCCACTCTTCAGGAGTAAAGTGTTCAAGAAAGGTCTCGGTCAACACCGGCCCCGGAGCCACCAGGTTGACCGTGCAGCCGTACTTTGGCGGCAGCTCCTTGGCCCAAACCCGCAAGATGGAATCGAGAGCGCCTTTCGTGGCCGCATAAACACCTTGGTTCGCCTTGGGCACTCGCGAAGCAGCCGAGCCAACTATGATGATGCGCGACCCGCCAACCGCGCCAGACATGCTCGGGGGATCGGCTGGTTTGTATGGCGTCAGGTGCGGCAGCGACGCCTTCACCAGTGCAAAAGCGCCACGGGCATTCAGGTTCATCGCCCGGTCCCACATGCTCAGGCTGGCGTCCCAGAGAGGCGCGATGGGGACGTAGCCGGCGTTGctgacgaggatgtcgataTGGCCGAACCTGGCTACGGCCTGTCGGACGAGCTCTGATGAACCGTCGACGGATGCCAGGTCTGCGCACACGGCGATCCAGTCTGTTTTCAGGGTTTTTCCCACGGTCTGGCACTCGGCTTCCAAGGACGGGAAGGGGTAATTGAGAACAATGTTTGCACCGCGATTTGACAGTTCCAGGGCGATGCCGGCGCCGATGCCTTTGGAGGAGCCCGAGATGACGGCTGTTCTGCCAGCCATGGTCTTTTGGTGTTGCGTTGAGGAAGACATGATCATGATTGAGGGTTGGGGTGCAATACCATGGATGGATAGCGCTTCAATAACCTGTGTTGGCGACGCCATCCCATCTAGCGCCGGCAGCGTATCGATTTAAAGTCACTTGGCAGATCCGAGCTCGGGGAATACAGGCCGATGCTACCGAGCTCCCTCGTGAGGGTTTGGAATGGGAGAAATGACGCTCATAATGGATTTTGATGAAGCCAATTGTTCACATGCAGCGCTCTCAAGATGTTGCTTCCTTAGTATTGCTTTGCAAAGATAATGCCAGAAATATTCAGTTACACTCTACTCCTGAGCTCTTTCTTGCGTACATCTCAGGCCTCGATAGGAACAACCGGAATATCTGTAATACCAGGTAAATCTTCAAACTTCTTGGTAAAGAAGGCACGCGGAATTTCCGGACCCCAGCTTGACACCGTAGCAGCGACGGCAGGTTCATCCGCATGCGGCGAGTCTTCGTTGACCAGATCGCCGTCAACGTAGTGCTCGACGATGAATCCGGACGAGTcaaacctccatcaccattAGAATGGGAGCTCTTTCTCAGACATCATTTCATTTGCTTACCAGTAGTCAAAGATCTGGCTGCCGAGCACGTGTCTTCCCACTCCGAAGACGTTGATGTAGCCCTTACGGCGCAGGTAATGATGGCCGACGACCTGGCTGTCCACGTCGTCGACTTCAAAGCTGGTGTGGTGCGCTTTGATGCCCTCTTTGAGTTCGGGTGAGCcggcgatgaagatgttCTGCCTGATTATCAGTAGACCATATACTAGAAGCAGCCTGGCGCAACTTACATGGTGGTCGACGTattccttgcccttgtccagGTGAATGAAGATCATGACCGTCTTGTTGCTCTGCGGCTGGAACAAGGTAtccgtcttcttcatgttGAACGTCTTGCTGTACCAGTCAAAGACCTCGTGGATCTTGTCCACGTTGACCTCAAATCCGTAGTGACCCAGCTTGTGGACCTTGGACGGCAAATCTCTGTCTGGGCGCTGAAACTCGCCCAGCcgcttcttgtcctcccagGTGTTCCACATGACCGGCTTAGGAACCTCTCTGGGTTCTGGAACTCGATCTTCCTGCCCGTAGATCAGAGTGACCTCCTCCCCCAGCAGGTCTTTGATAATGACTACCTTTCCTCCGCCCGGCGCGTCAAAGTCATGGATCGGCGTTGAACCCGGCAACTTGGTTGCCTTCTCCAGCTCGGCCATGGACTGCACGATCCAAGCGCCGCCCCTGAACTTTCGCTTACCGTCGCTTGTCTTCTCCGCCACGTAGCAGAACTGGTCTATGCCGAAGCCGCGGAAGTAGACCTTGTCATCTTTTTCCAGGACCGGGATCAGGCCGAAGTCTGTGAAGAActcctttgccttttccaGGTCTGGATGTCCGTAGCGGCAATATGAAAGCcgatcgaggaggatgcgaCTTTCAGTAGATGATTGAGACATTGTAAAGATTGGATGTGGTTTCAAGGAGGATGTCTGATAGCGTGGCGATTTCACGGTGGCTTATCCCCAGTTGCTACCATTATATGCTTACTTGGTACAGCCGGGGCCCCGGATCCGAGCTGCGGGTTAGGGAGTGTGGGAGTGCGGGAAGAAGCCCATAACCCCAGGCCGGAAGCCGAGAAACCGGGACTTTGCCCGGTGGGTTTCACTCGGGATATTGCAACGGGCTATTGCGGTTGTGATGATGCCATGCTAACTCCGAAGCTATGCTCGGGTCGGCTTACTTGGCTGTGTTGAGTAAAACTATTAGAGTACTGGAAAAAGCTCTGAACTGATTGACACCCTCAACTGGAGGTTGCAAAGTCTTGAGGTTTCTGCAAATTTGTTCTCCAGCTATAGCTATCCTTGAACGCCGCCAACAAACCCGAGAGCTCGCCACTTTCGCCTTTCATCTCAAGATGTCGTTTGATCGGCTTATCCGATTCCTAGATAAGGAAGGCATCGAGAGATATGGTAATGTTGAAGGCGAGATTCCAGCCTCGGAACTAGAGAGCAAGACAGTGCAGCTCGTTTCCGGCAGCATTGAATCTGGATTCAAGGTCTTGGACGAAAAGGCCGAGCTAGTCAAGGTGAGCTACCGCCCAGTAACCATGCCCTACACGTTACTTACGTCTGTTCAGCTACTGTGTCCATTGCCTAGCacgcccatcatcatctgcgcGGGAGTCAACTACAAGTCTCATGCCAAGGAGACAAAGGTAAGAACACCCTCCAGACTGCCAGAAGGCAATGCTGACAGGCATGATAGTTTCCGCCGCCTAAGAAACCTGTCATCTTTGCTACTCCTCCCGATCGTCTGGCTGGACCACTGGACGACATCAAGATCCATCCAGACGCGCAGGAGCTGCTGGACTACGAGGGAGAGTTGAGCATCGTGATCGGAAAGGATGGATACGACATCAGTGAGGACGACGCACTGGATTACGTGCTCGGCTACACAATCAGCAACGACGTCTCGGCGCGCAACCTTCACGCCATCGACGTATCCGGGTACCAGATGGGCTACGCCAAGTCCTTTGACGGCTTTGGCCCGACGGGACCTTACCTGGTCTCGCCGAAGCTGGTGCCGAACCCGCAGGCTCTGGACCTGAAGACTACGGTCAACGGCGAGGTGCGACAGACGACGAGCACGGCGCAGATGATATGGTCGTGTCGACAGCTCATCGCGTTTGCCTCTCGAGGCCGGACCTTGCGCCGTGGGACAGTGATCATGACGGGAACCCCGGAGGGCGTTGGATGGCATACGAACGGGTGTCTCAAGGATGGGGATGTGGTTGAGGTCAGCATTGGAAGGCTTGGTTTCATTAGGAATAAGATGGTATTCCATGGAGGTGATTGAGTCTCATGCATGGAAGTTGTTCCTACCTAGAAGATCGATTTTAGAGGTTTTGTTTCTGTCTGCGTCGCGTTTCTATACTGTCAAGGGGTGTTTGTTTTCATACTGATAGAGAGAGTTTATGCATGATATTATTTAACGAGCTGCCTTAGTCACAAGTCACTGCCCAAAATCTAAAAATAGGCCCCCCTCTAAGTTGATTGACGGACATTTCATAAAGAGCCAATGAGTTTGTTTACGTTGACATTTGTTTCCGCACCTTGACGCAAATCTTCCACATCATTTTTCCCTAGGAAGAAAAGTCATCCGAAATCGAAAAATCACCATATCTTCCC
This window of the Fusarium keratoplasticum isolate Fu6.1 chromosome 3, whole genome shotgun sequence genome carries:
- a CDS encoding FAD-binding-3 domain-containing protein, yielding MTVKKLKVIIVGAGFGGLGAAIECADRGMDVTVIEKYPDSNNQGDILDFFPNAGRIIHRWDNGKVGQQIHDTGCSRIRTMELCKYDGKFLTNVPWARDGKEHNITYAGHRGQVHSIFLAQAKKLVKDIRIGIAVTEYLEEDGRAGVLLSSGETLWGDCVIAADGPRSIAREKVLGLDNDSKDGKNSGWAVFRSFFKTDEEMLKHPGLKDLYHTDRDTVRFWMYDNLSLMAFVWNQGKDIAWVLIHPDDKESSESWSNIAEREHLAKWMKYFTAEDAQALYEVTPVGKTIDFKLVYRPTIDNWVSKGGRTILIGDAAHANLPTAGQGASQALEDAVTVAQCLTMSEGDVKLALEAAQRIRYHRSNAVHKSGQTNRDAFYKIPWDDIEAAPEEWAKKRFPKLKPWDPLQFATEQFPKVAEDIKKGVVGHLDDVAVPPPEGGYW
- a CDS encoding FAD-binding-3 domain-containing protein; protein product: MTAPDFNLAIVGGGIGGLCLAVSITKYTSIPVTVYENAPKFGEIGAGVAFGPNVIKAMNNISEPLAAAVGARANGNTFPEKKGTWFDFRVGMDGVDEAARARGVVAGAFLGAVNHPEPGSWMVNRTYLIDELVKHLPSDIARFGKNLVDIQDLGAEGVVLSFEDGSTARHSAVIGCDGIKSCTRRVMLGEGNPAANPVYTGKYCYRGLVPMDKAVELLGEEKAMNCQAYLGYHGHMLTFPVAGGRMMNVVAFQSANDWPHERMVIPATKEQMVDSFKDWGSDVRHIVQLMGQSDIWALFDSPPTDAFHKGNLCLLGDSAHGSTPFQGAGAGMAVEDAYVLGRLLQHAKKATDLPSVFEAFSRARIERTNKLVKTSREAGHVWHFETEGDDIDKIRENLKDRMRWIWENDIEKDMKEAEAWLKGRK
- a CDS encoding VOC domain-containing protein: MSQSSTESRILLDRLSYCRYGHPDLEKAKEFFTDFGLIPVLEKDDKVYFRGFGIDQFCYVAEKTSDGKRKFRGGAWIVQSMAELEKATKLPGSTPIHDFDAPGGGKVVIIKDLLGEEVTLIYGQEDRVPEPREVPKPVMWNTWEDKKRLGEFQRPDRDLPSKVHKLGHYGFEVNVDKIHEVFDWYSKTFNMKKTDTLFQPQSNKTVMIFIHLDKGKEYVDHHNIFIAGSPELKEGIKAHHTSFEVDDVDSQVVGHHYLRRKGYINVFGVGRHVLGSQIFDYWFDSSGFIVEHYVDGDLVNEDSPHADEPAVAATVSSWGPEIPRAFFTKKFEDLPGITDIPVVPIEA
- a CDS encoding FAA-hydrolase domain-containing protein; the encoded protein is MSFDRLIRFLDKEGIERYGNVEGEIPASELESKTVQLVSGSIESGFKVLDEKAELVKLLCPLPSTPIIICAGVNYKSHAKETKFPPPKKPVIFATPPDRLAGPLDDIKIHPDAQELLDYEGELSIVIGKDGYDISEDDALDYVLGYTISNDVSARNLHAIDVSGYQMGYAKSFDGFGPTGPYLVSPKLVPNPQALDLKTTVNGEVRQTTSTAQMIWSCRQLIAFASRGRTLRRGTVIMTGTPEGVGWHTNGCLKDGDVVEVSIGRLGFIRNKMVFHGGD